The DNA window TCTTACATCTATTTGGAATGATTGGTGCTTTTTTAAAACAATATTGTTTGTAGCATTTACATTAACCATAATAACACGATGGGCCTTTCCGTCATATTCACCGCTCCAGCCATCTCTTATGCCATTTAACGCAAGACTTTGGGAGTTTTCGGGAGCTGATTTATCTTCACTGTATTCGTAAAAGGCAAATGTAACAACGTGACCATCGTATTCTTTTGAAGTTACCGGATCATATCCTGCCTGACCTGCAATCCAGTTTTCAGCATCTCTGCTTATATTATATTTGTAATTTTTCGGATCTTCTTTAATCATAGCCTCAACATCAATGTTATTTATCTCGATATATAAGGCAATATCTTTCATTGTAACTAATCCCCACGGATCGGTAAACTTAACGGGATTGCCACCACAATAGCTAAACCAGTTCAAACCGTCTTTTGCAGGGTCTTCAGTTAAGAACCGTCCTGATGTGGGGTCTAAGTATCGCATGC is part of the Congzhengia minquanensis genome and encodes:
- a CDS encoding RHS repeat-associated core domain-containing protein, which codes for MRYLDPTSGRFLTEDPAKDGLNWFSYCGGNPVKFTDPWGLVTMKDIALYIEINNIDVEAMIKEDPKNYKYNISRDAENWIAGQAGYDPVTSKEYDGHVVTFAFYEYSEDKSAPENSQSLALNGIRDGWSGEYDGKAHRVIMVNVNATNNIVLKKHQSFQIDVRAGKGISNVSGNTMTLYWGDSRNNKSYSDDDFSWVAAHEFGHTLGIDDAYSDKNFKIAPKSIMNNQWATGGKAEPIDFAMMKKAQFGNRGSMWTKYSDNLDLLDNLGVYYELK